A stretch of Deltaproteobacteria bacterium DNA encodes these proteins:
- a CDS encoding epoxyqueuosine reductase QueH, translating to MKILLHICCAPCAIYPLRTLRREGHEVHGLFYNPNIHPYMEYKRRLDTLITYAGEVDMHLITIEDYAMEEFLRNVVFREQERCRYCYYDRLKYTAQIARRGNFDGFTSTLLYSKFQDHELMKELGESIARETGVPFHYRDFREGWKEGIDESRKSGMYRQQYCGCIYSEKERFYRGGEK from the coding sequence ATGAAAATCCTTCTTCACATATGCTGCGCCCCCTGCGCCATCTATCCCCTGCGAACCCTGCGCCGGGAGGGGCATGAGGTGCACGGCCTGTTCTATAACCCGAACATCCATCCCTATATGGAATACAAGCGGCGTCTCGACACGCTGATCACTTACGCCGGCGAGGTGGATATGCACCTCATCACCATCGAAGACTACGCCATGGAAGAGTTCCTGCGAAATGTCGTCTTCAGGGAACAGGAACGGTGCCGGTACTGCTATTACGACCGCCTGAAATACACGGCACAGATCGCCCGGCGGGGCAATTTCGACGGATTTACCTCGACACTCCTTTACAGCAAGTTCCAGGACCATGAATTGATGAAGGAACTGGGCGAGAGCATCGCCCGGGAAACCGGGGTCCCCTTCCACTATCGCGACTTCAGGGAAGGATGGAAAGAAGGGATCGATGAATCAAGAAAATCAGGCATGTACCGGCAGCAATACTGCGGGTGTATATACAGTGAAAAAGAGCGTTTTTACCGGGGCGGGGAAAAGTGA